One region of Primulina huaijiensis isolate GDHJ02 unplaced genomic scaffold, ASM1229523v2 scaffold11459, whole genome shotgun sequence genomic DNA includes:
- the LOC140965648 gene encoding uncharacterized protein isoform X2, translated as MGLPQVPSCKVVEEVSTSVSAIMDIPARFVGVSGCNMSGMHVGHLSNRMPGESSSTFSSRKNVKDSDIVTLRKAGTSSMHMSRIGSTKKCFLHQDRGKILQTPVPRIVGFNSTALVTHANQLEDTQLDNGYLSSSICSSCDATDSSSSMVRKRLLSPLNGILLPDRFNGEPLEIGKSIFHSPSHLRGGDYNLTLTENKNAHLSNLDYDSPLIWLTSNFSRTSMLHEEECERNSSIITDVPLLENHEYRSQILSSSSHGFGYYRKSIETHSNGEALDITPHECVASPQLSLSRLGPRYCGRVRNYRGCCDLKKELFESYITFTDMEQSLEGTISSVLSFHKDENGASSSNILEDEVFPMNFDQIANDSMIAVPGQSLKHATLNAKPGRSLGELSVRRSLVGSFEESLLSGRLASGIVRQKIDGFLAVLNITGGRFSPHPQKLPFAVTSVDGDNYLLYCSSIDLVSGRLPSNECEGQKLKISLSVNSSSNETRLRIPMKGRLQLVGDFKIKCYFHWLLKEDVYKI; from the exons ATGGGCTTGCCTCAAGTTCCATCTTGTAAGGTTGTTGAAGAAGTGTCAACATCAGTAAGTGCAATCATGGATATACCTGCTCGATTTGTTGGTGTAAGTGGCTGCAATATGAGTGGAATGCATGTTGGGCACTTGAGTAATAGGATGCCAGGGGAATCTTCGAGCACCTTTTCTTCAAGGAAAAATGTGAAGGATTCTGATATTGTTACTCTGCGTAAGGCTGGTACATCCAGTATGCACATGTCGAGAATTGGATCAACCAAAAAGTGTTTCTTACATCAGGACCGTGGAAAGATCTTGCAAACTCCAGTTCCTAGGATTGTGGGTTTTAATTCAACTGCATTAGTTACCCATGCGAATCAGTTGGAAGACACACAATTAGATAATGGTTATTTGTCATCTAGCATCTGCTCTTCTTGTGATGCGACAGATTCCTCAAGTTCCATGGTCAGGAAACGTCTGTTGTCACCTTTGAATGGCATACTTTTACCTGATAGGTTCAATGGTGAACCTCTAGAAATTGGGAAATCAATATTTCATAGTCCTTCCCATTTGAGAGGTGGTGATTATAATCTGACTCTGACGGAGAATAAAAATGCTCACTTAAGCAACTTAGACTATGACAGTCCTTTAATATGGTTGACGTCTAACTTTTCAAGAACCAGTATGTTACATGAAGAAGAGTGCGAAAGGAACTCTAGTATTATCACAGACGTGCCTCTGCTTGAGAACCATGAATATCGATCTCAAATTCTGTCATCATCTTCCCATGGGTTTGGATACTATAGAAAATCTATTGAAACACATTCCAATGGCGAAGCATTGGATATTACACCCCATGAATGTGTTGCCTCTCCGCAGTTGTCTTTGTCACGCCTTGGACCTAGATATTGTGGAAGGGTGAGAAATTATAGAGGTTGTTGTGATTTGAAGAAAGAGCTTTTCGAGAGCTATATAACCTTCACGGATATGGAACAATCTCTTGAAGGAACCATCTCAAGTGTTCTATCATTTCATAAAGATGAGAATGGTGCATCTTCAAGCAACATTCTTGAAGATGAAGTTTTTCCAATGAACTTTGACCAAATTGCTAATGATAGCATGATAGCCGTACCAGGACAGAGCCTGAAACATGCAACTTTGAATGCGAAACCAGGCAGAAGTTTAGGAGAACTATCTGTCCGAAGGTCCTTGGTAGGTTCATTTGAGGAGTCACTGTTATCTGGTCGATTAGCTTCTGGGATTGTGAGACAG AAGATAGATGGTTTCCTTGCCGTTCTAAATATTACTGGAGGACGTTTTTCACCTCATCCACAGAAGCTTCCATTTGCTGTGACTAGTGTGGATGGAGATAACTACTTATTGTACTGCTCATCTATAGATCTTGTAAGCGGCCGTTTACCATCTAATGAATGTGAAGGCCAAAAGTTAAAGATAAGTCTCAGTGTTAACAGCTCTTCCAACGAAACTCGTCTGAGAATACCTATGAAAGGGCGCTTACAGTTG